Proteins co-encoded in one Caldalkalibacillus thermarum genomic window:
- a CDS encoding DMT family transporter, whose translation MNWKMILLCTIWGTNWVVMSTALYYFSPLMFSALRFMLGSAVLLLFCLIRKIPLPKKEDWKWYALCGVLQISCVFAITQSALQFVEIGIASILAFTMPFWLTMMAHFFIPGEQMTRFHLLGLGIGFGGLFLVLDVNPWALEWTGTVFVVQTLCLIAAVSWATASLIIKKVLNGRNQIQLTAYQMVVGTIVLFLFTFTIESEPMASWNGMAVFCLIFAGVIASALAYFLWSHILSSGGAGQSSISLLLVPVIGTLSGWVFLGETLAVDTLVGIGLVLAGIWIVNRKQTGAEKKGPPAPVNHQQKGAL comes from the coding sequence GTGAATTGGAAAATGATTTTATTATGTACGATTTGGGGAACAAACTGGGTAGTGATGAGCACGGCCCTCTATTATTTTTCTCCGCTTATGTTTTCAGCTCTCCGCTTCATGCTCGGCTCAGCTGTTTTACTTTTGTTTTGTCTGATCCGTAAAATTCCACTGCCCAAAAAAGAAGACTGGAAATGGTACGCTTTATGCGGAGTTCTGCAGATCAGTTGCGTGTTTGCCATCACCCAGTCTGCCTTGCAATTTGTTGAAATAGGAATTGCTTCCATTTTGGCCTTTACGATGCCTTTTTGGCTAACCATGATGGCCCACTTTTTTATTCCTGGCGAACAAATGACAAGGTTTCATCTGTTGGGTCTTGGCATTGGATTTGGGGGACTGTTTCTGGTCCTCGATGTCAATCCCTGGGCACTGGAATGGACAGGAACGGTGTTTGTGGTTCAAACTCTTTGTCTCATCGCTGCTGTCTCCTGGGCGACGGCTAGCCTGATCATCAAAAAAGTGCTTAACGGTCGGAATCAAATTCAGTTGACCGCCTACCAAATGGTGGTGGGGACCATTGTTTTATTTTTGTTCACCTTCACCATTGAGTCTGAACCGATGGCTAGCTGGAACGGTATGGCTGTGTTTTGCTTGATTTTTGCTGGAGTGATTGCCTCCGCGCTGGCCTATTTTCTGTGGTCGCATATCCTTTCCTCAGGGGGGGCGGGACAATCCTCCATCTCCCTTTTGCTGGTTCCGGTGATAGGAACGTTATCCGGGTGGGTGTTTCTAGGGGAAACCCTCGCGGTTGATACGTTGGTCGGTATTGGGTTGGTTCTGGCAGGAATTTGGATTGTCAACCGCAAGCAGACAGGAGCAGAGAAGAAGGGACCTCCTGCTCCAGTGAATCATCAACAGAAAGGCGCCTTGTAA
- a CDS encoding TRAP transporter small permease: MTKILHFLNGLLYGIITVIFSTMVILVFLNVVLRYGFDSGITWSEELARFLFVYIVFLGAIVAHKEKAHLGVDLFVGSLPLGLQKAVYALINFIVIAVLYLFVDGALKMYQLNINNFAPATGISISVLYVAGIAAGLIMMIISAVQTCQFVLFNKNAPSWAKTEAHHSARED, translated from the coding sequence ATGACGAAAATTTTACATTTCTTAAACGGACTGTTGTATGGGATTATCACAGTTATTTTTTCTACGATGGTTATTTTGGTATTTCTCAATGTTGTTTTACGCTACGGTTTTGACTCAGGGATTACTTGGTCAGAAGAATTGGCTCGTTTTTTATTTGTTTATATTGTCTTTTTGGGGGCAATAGTTGCGCATAAGGAGAAAGCGCATCTAGGCGTGGATTTGTTTGTAGGTTCGCTTCCACTTGGGTTGCAAAAAGCGGTTTATGCCTTGATTAATTTCATCGTTATTGCCGTTCTTTATTTGTTTGTAGATGGTGCACTTAAAATGTATCAACTGAACATTAATAATTTTGCACCTGCCACAGGTATTTCAATTTCCGTATTATACGTAGCCGGGATTGCGGCCGGTCTGATTATGATGATCATTAGTGCGGTGCAAACCTGCCAGTTTGTCTTGTTTAACAAAAATGCACCGAGCTGGGCCAAAACAGAAGCTCATCATTCCGCTAGGGAGGATTAA
- a CDS encoding C-terminal binding protein: protein MTQKLKVVVTDYEYYDLRYEERVLQALPDVELVKGQARTEDEVIEIAKDADGIINQYAPISAKVIEQLEKCKVISRYGVGVNTIDIPKATEKGIYVANVPDYCMDEVSDHTLALLMSWARKVVLLNQYVKNGVWDYKKGIPIHRFQTQTVGVLGFGRIPRSLVKKLIAIGFNVLVYDPYVPEDVIHEAQAEPASLEEIFRKADFVSVHIPLTDETKGLINKDLFKLAKKNLVIVNTARGPVINEQDLIEALQAGQIAGAALDVVEIEPIQPDNPLLTMDNVILTPHVAWYSEESEDEMRSKCARNVLEALQGQTPTYLVNKDVLTVLKQ, encoded by the coding sequence GTGACACAGAAATTGAAAGTTGTTGTAACTGACTATGAGTATTACGATTTACGCTACGAAGAACGTGTTCTCCAGGCCTTGCCTGATGTGGAATTGGTTAAGGGACAAGCTCGTACAGAGGACGAGGTTATCGAGATCGCCAAAGATGCTGATGGTATCATCAATCAATATGCTCCGATTTCAGCCAAAGTTATTGAACAGCTGGAAAAATGTAAGGTGATTTCCCGCTATGGAGTTGGTGTTAATACAATTGACATTCCCAAGGCGACGGAAAAAGGGATTTACGTGGCTAATGTGCCTGATTACTGTATGGATGAAGTGTCTGATCATACACTGGCTCTGTTGATGAGCTGGGCCAGGAAGGTGGTTCTTCTCAACCAATATGTGAAAAATGGGGTTTGGGATTATAAAAAAGGCATCCCCATTCACCGTTTCCAAACTCAGACTGTCGGTGTTTTAGGGTTTGGGCGGATTCCTCGCAGTCTGGTCAAAAAGTTAATCGCGATCGGCTTTAATGTGCTCGTGTACGATCCGTACGTACCGGAGGATGTGATCCACGAGGCTCAAGCTGAGCCAGCTTCATTGGAAGAGATTTTTAGAAAAGCGGATTTTGTCTCTGTTCACATCCCATTAACTGACGAGACAAAAGGCTTGATTAACAAGGATCTCTTTAAACTCGCTAAGAAAAACCTTGTGATTGTCAATACGGCGAGGGGACCGGTCATCAATGAGCAAGACTTGATTGAAGCCCTGCAAGCGGGGCAGATTGCCGGTGCGGCGCTGGACGTAGTTGAGATTGAACCGATTCAGCCTGACAATCCTTTACTCACAATGGATAATGTGATATTAACACCCCATGTAGCCTGGTACTCGGAAGAATCTGAGGATGAGATGCGCAGTAAGTGTGCCAGAAATGTTTTGGAAGCGCTTCAAGGCCAAACGCCTACTTACTTGGTCAACAAAGACGTACTAACTGTACTCAAACAGTAG
- a CDS encoding TRAP transporter substrate-binding protein codes for MNLKTFLRTGALLILIGLVAACGQAGEEGTTASSEENAAGDVKTIKVANYFASDHPQNVALRETFKPMVEENSEGRLKVEIYDNSQLGGEEAFLEGVRNGTIEMVIAGMFLQNSEPKIGVVEWPFIIRDYDHAKKVLNGPIGEEIAQAFEQFGVKPLNWTANGFRVVSSNRAIESLEDFNGFRLRMPNIPNFISVGEALGASVIPLAISEVFTALEQGVIDGQENPYATLVHSRFYEVQSHVIETRHIFSPNIYLVNQAFWDGLGEDLQQVVAEAADAAAEEQWQLLIAQESEMKQYLQEQGLEIIEPDDAFRQEMVDAMQPVYEELFEKYEWAEDLYNRITQQ; via the coding sequence ATGAATTTGAAAACGTTTTTAAGAACAGGTGCCTTATTGATATTAATTGGATTGGTAGCCGCTTGTGGACAAGCAGGAGAGGAAGGAACAACAGCAAGCAGTGAGGAAAATGCTGCGGGTGATGTAAAGACCATTAAAGTAGCCAACTACTTCGCTTCCGATCATCCACAAAATGTGGCTTTGAGAGAAACTTTTAAGCCAATGGTGGAAGAAAATTCAGAGGGTCGCTTGAAAGTAGAAATCTATGATAACAGTCAGTTAGGAGGAGAAGAAGCGTTTTTAGAAGGTGTACGCAACGGCACCATTGAAATGGTGATTGCTGGTATGTTTCTCCAGAACAGTGAACCCAAAATTGGTGTTGTGGAGTGGCCCTTTATTATCCGTGATTATGATCATGCTAAAAAGGTACTAAATGGCCCTATTGGGGAAGAAATTGCCCAGGCCTTTGAACAGTTTGGTGTCAAACCCTTAAACTGGACAGCTAATGGTTTTCGAGTTGTATCCAGCAACAGAGCCATCGAGTCTTTGGAAGATTTCAATGGTTTCAGATTGAGAATGCCCAATATCCCAAACTTTATCAGTGTGGGTGAAGCATTAGGGGCCAGTGTGATCCCGCTTGCTATTTCCGAAGTGTTTACTGCCTTGGAACAAGGTGTTATCGATGGACAGGAAAACCCATATGCCACCTTAGTTCACTCAAGATTTTATGAGGTTCAGAGTCATGTCATTGAAACTAGACATATCTTCAGTCCTAACATCTATCTGGTTAACCAAGCTTTTTGGGATGGTTTAGGTGAAGATTTGCAGCAAGTCGTAGCTGAAGCAGCCGATGCAGCTGCCGAAGAGCAATGGCAACTGTTAATTGCCCAGGAAAGTGAAATGAAGCAGTACCTACAAGAGCAAGGATTGGAGATCATTGAGCCTGATGATGCATTTAGACAAGAGATGGTGGACGCCATGCAGCCAGTATATGAAGAACTCTTTGAAAAATATGAGTGGGCAGAAGACCTCTATAACCGTATTACTCAACAATAA